In one Methanobrevibacter arboriphilus genomic region, the following are encoded:
- a CDS encoding DNA-directed RNA polymerase subunit D — MEIEVKSKDENEIVFIIRDAEVPFINAIRRIAMMEVPKIAIEDVNIVQNDSAMFNEVLAHRLGLTPLVSNLDAIDGMEMADECDCEDYCPRCSVSFTLNKTGPGVIYSKDLVSTDSTIKPVYDTIPLLKLKENQNVELEAVAKIGLGKEHAKWMPTTVCAYKQYPKITFNEDSEVNYDLADVCPRNILKSDKRSKVLKVQNIENCSMCKACMRADENNYIDISFEPENFIFKIETDGSIPPEEVLSKACDVLNEKTDKFITFSKN; from the coding sequence ATGGAAATTGAAGTCAAAAGTAAAGATGAAAATGAAATTGTTTTCATCATTCGTGATGCAGAAGTACCTTTTATCAATGCTATTCGTAGAATTGCTATGATGGAAGTTCCTAAAATAGCAATTGAAGATGTTAACATTGTTCAAAACGATTCAGCAATGTTTAATGAGGTTTTAGCTCACAGATTAGGATTAACTCCTTTAGTTTCAAATTTGGATGCTATTGATGGAATGGAGATGGCAGATGAATGTGATTGTGAGGATTATTGTCCTAGATGTAGTGTTTCTTTTACTTTAAATAAAACAGGTCCTGGAGTTATATATTCTAAGGATTTAGTTTCAACTGACTCAACAATAAAACCAGTATATGACACAATACCACTCTTAAAACTCAAAGAAAATCAAAATGTGGAATTAGAAGCAGTAGCAAAAATAGGTTTAGGTAAAGAACATGCAAAATGGATGCCTACTACTGTTTGTGCTTATAAACAATATCCTAAAATCACTTTTAATGAAGATTCAGAAGTTAATTATGATTTAGCTGATGTTTGTCCGAGAAATATTTTGAAATCTGACAAAAGATCTAAAGTATTAAAAGTGCAGAATATTGAAAATTGTTCTATGTGTAAAGCTTGTATGAGAGCTGATGAGAATAATTATATTGATATAAGTTTTGAGCCAGAGAATTTCATATTTAAGATTGAAACTGATGGATCTATACCTCCTGAAGAGGTTTTATCAAAAGCTTGTGATGTTTTAAATGAAAAAACAGACAAGTTCATCACGTTTAGTAAAAATTAA
- a CDS encoding MotA/TolQ/ExbB proton channel family protein, with translation MVVSIPGSDILTSGLNVISQSLLIPVIVILLIFVFYAVITLGGLISEYTSRKKITANTIKDLIYEISDSENPEEVKKVINDSIIPKSQKKILTELASSENLKNKSRLALANKYIESEENHIDKIVEKTDIVTRIGPTLGLMGTLIPMGPGLAALGSGDVTALSQAIIVAFDTTVVGIGAGAVAYLVSKIRRRWYDDYLSNLEALSDAILEYMESSN, from the coding sequence ATGGTTGTGAGTATTCCCGGTAGTGATATTTTAACTTCTGGTTTGAATGTTATTTCTCAAAGTTTGTTGATACCTGTGATAGTGATATTGCTGATTTTTGTATTTTATGCGGTGATAACTCTTGGTGGTTTAATTTCAGAGTATACAAGCAGGAAAAAGATAACTGCAAACACAATAAAAGATTTGATCTATGAAATTTCAGATTCTGAAAACCCTGAAGAAGTTAAAAAAGTTATAAATGATTCAATAATTCCCAAAAGTCAAAAAAAGATTCTAACAGAACTAGCATCATCTGAAAATTTAAAAAATAAATCAAGACTTGCACTTGCAAATAAATATATTGAAAGTGAAGAAAACCATATCGACAAAATAGTTGAAAAAACAGACATAGTAACAAGAATCGGCCCTACCTTAGGATTAATGGGAACATTAATACCAATGGGACCAGGACTAGCAGCACTAGGAAGCGGAGATGTAACAGCACTATCACAAGCAATAATAGTAGCATTCGACACAACCGTAGTTGGGATCGGAGCCGGAGCAGTAGCCTACTTAGTATCCAAAATCCGCAGAAGATGGTACGACGACTACCTATCCAACCTAGAGGCACTATCAGACGCTATCCTTGAATACATGGAATCTTCAAATTAA
- a CDS encoding 30S ribosomal protein S4, with protein sequence MGHPRKARKKYDTPPHPWNAERIKSENKLMVKYGLKNKKEIWKADTLVRKYSREARYLLGFSQDQVEEEKNELIGHLSRQGFLPENAHLEDILNLTVENVLRRRLQTVVHQKGLARTAKEARMFVVHGHISMNDKKIDSPSYVVKRGEEDLIGYYTPSIAKQIQEYNAGKATGNDSTDAKGKNFKGKSVESDASSENPIENTENVQNPDKN encoded by the coding sequence ATGGGTCATCCAAGAAAAGCAAGAAAAAAATATGATACTCCACCTCATCCTTGGAATGCTGAAAGAATTAAGTCAGAAAATAAATTAATGGTTAAATATGGCTTAAAAAACAAGAAAGAGATTTGGAAAGCTGACACTTTAGTTAGAAAATACAGTAGGGAAGCAAGATATTTATTAGGTTTCTCTCAAGACCAAGTAGAGGAAGAGAAAAACGAATTAATTGGGCATTTATCAAGACAAGGCTTCCTTCCAGAAAATGCTCATTTAGAAGATATTCTTAATTTAACTGTTGAAAACGTTTTAAGAAGGAGATTACAGACTGTAGTACATCAAAAAGGGCTTGCTAGAACAGCTAAAGAAGCAAGAATGTTTGTTGTGCATGGTCATATATCTATGAATGATAAAAAGATTGATTCACCAAGTTATGTAGTTAAACGTGGTGAAGAAGATCTTATAGGTTATTATACTCCTTCAATTGCTAAACAGATTCAAGAATATAATGCTGGAAAAGCAACAGGAAATGATAGTACTGATGCTAAAGGTAAGAATTTTAAAGGTAAATCTGTAGAATCTGATGCATCTTCTGAAAATCCTATCGAAAACACAGAAAATGTGCAAAATCCAGATAAAAATTAA
- a CDS encoding right-handed parallel beta-helix repeat-containing protein yields MNKVLITNKNKLSILMLLIFCLFALTISTVSASEPTTININSTNGTLNDSINSIGDGSEGIIKLADGTYKGVKNVNITFNNKNITIIGNSRDKTIIDGEGANWNTNWFINAGSNARLSLINVTLKGFTSSGALNDSAAIKNQGDGLYISGVTIKESYPQKGASNPARPALIWNSGDNFLIENSLIISPGIFEGPARTIATSGNYCTVDNVTIYNPNRYGIDNWGDYFTIKNSLLTETNPFAISSMVCCPIQSSGNHILFTNITVSNFPCCPIAFDGDNVTLSYIKGYNNSETLNFAATNVKILHSYFDGGKDSAISIVGGGNIWIENSTFKNCKDSAINNAPSASTDSPGYNVTVKDCVFESSERAIKNAGDNFTVLNSNFTKNSGDFGAGIYNKAKGFLIDGCIFTNNYADNGGAIYQDENGTMNIKNSKFINNRAEYGNAIFIQYSEMNTSKSEFINNNVYRGTDAIYNENSNSYSTNLNIISATQAKNGGKITVKVKSTGTNGFIVKGQIVSLKIGSKTITGKTDSNGIATFTYTPTKTGKLSFQAISNDAKINSTQYKKATVSSSIADVKLALIKQASDKTKTIKKGKIYQKTIQWKNTGNIAGSKIVTIDLKKYKLSKASYKYAKKASLKNGKLAIKLNLAKGTTGKVILTLRR; encoded by the coding sequence ATGAATAAAGTTTTAATAACGAATAAAAATAAATTAAGCATATTAATGTTGCTTATTTTTTGTTTATTTGCTTTAACTATAAGTACTGTTAGTGCTAGCGAACCTACCACTATAAATATCAATTCTACTAATGGAACTCTTAATGATAGTATTAATAGTATTGGTGATGGTTCTGAAGGGATTATAAAGTTAGCTGATGGTACTTATAAAGGTGTTAAGAATGTTAATATAACATTTAATAATAAAAATATCACTATTATAGGTAATTCAAGAGATAAAACTATAATTGATGGTGAAGGAGCTAATTGGAATACTAACTGGTTTATTAATGCGGGTTCAAATGCTCGTCTATCCTTGATCAATGTAACTTTAAAAGGTTTTACAAGCTCTGGGGCTTTAAACGATAGTGCAGCAATTAAAAATCAGGGAGATGGTCTTTATATATCTGGTGTAACTATTAAGGAGTCTTATCCTCAAAAAGGAGCTTCAAATCCTGCTAGGCCTGCACTAATTTGGAATAGTGGGGATAATTTTCTTATAGAGAATTCTTTAATTATTAGTCCTGGTATTTTTGAAGGACCTGCAAGAACTATAGCTACTAGTGGAAACTATTGTACAGTAGATAATGTAACAATATATAATCCTAATAGATATGGTATTGATAATTGGGGAGATTATTTTACAATTAAAAACTCTTTATTAACAGAAACAAATCCTTTTGCAATATCTTCAATGGTTTGCTGCCCTATTCAATCAAGTGGAAATCATATATTATTTACAAATATTACTGTTAGTAATTTTCCATGCTGTCCAATAGCTTTTGATGGAGATAATGTTACATTATCATATATTAAAGGATATAATAATTCTGAAACATTAAACTTTGCTGCAACTAATGTAAAGATCTTACATTCCTATTTTGATGGTGGTAAAGATTCTGCAATCTCTATTGTTGGTGGTGGAAATATATGGATAGAAAATTCTACATTTAAAAATTGTAAAGACTCTGCAATTAACAATGCTCCTTCAGCTTCAACTGATAGTCCTGGATACAATGTGACTGTTAAAGATTGTGTCTTTGAATCAAGTGAAAGAGCTATAAAAAATGCTGGAGATAATTTTACTGTTTTAAACTCAAACTTCACAAAAAATTCTGGAGACTTTGGTGCAGGAATTTATAATAAAGCTAAAGGTTTCTTAATAGATGGATGTATATTTACAAATAACTATGCAGATAATGGTGGAGCAATCTATCAAGATGAAAATGGAACTATGAATATTAAAAATTCTAAATTTATAAACAACAGAGCAGAGTATGGTAATGCAATATTTATCCAATACAGTGAAATGAATACTTCTAAATCTGAATTTATAAATAATAATGTATATAGAGGTACTGATGCTATTTATAATGAAAATTCAAATTCTTATAGTACTAACTTAAATATAATTAGTGCAACCCAAGCTAAAAATGGTGGAAAAATTACTGTTAAAGTAAAATCTACAGGAACCAATGGATTTATTGTAAAAGGTCAAATTGTGTCACTTAAAATTGGATCAAAAACTATAACTGGGAAAACGGATTCAAATGGAATTGCAACATTCACATATACACCTACTAAAACTGGAAAACTTAGTTTTCAAGCTATATCAAATGATGCAAAGATTAATTCTACACAATACAAAAAAGCTACTGTTTCAAGTTCTATAGCTGATGTTAAACTCGCTCTTATCAAACAAGCATCAGATAAAACTAAAACTATTAAAAAAGGCAAGATTTATCAAAAAACTATTCAATGGAAAAATACAGGTAATATAGCTGGATCAAAAATTGTTACAATTGATTTGAAAAAATATAAACTTTCCAAAGCTTCTTACAAATATGCTAAAAAAGCTTCTCTTAAAAATGGCAAATTAGCCATTAAATTGAATTTAGCTAAAGGAACTACTGGAAAAGTTATACTTACCCTAAGAAGGTAA
- a CDS encoding Ig-like domain repeat protein encodes MVKIKTSIRTHTAIDDKGVIYEISGPNNYKKIITDKNPNDGWECVWDTSSAPNGRYTIKAEAWDVDYPEGPGIKIIHVNLNNVKKETKLSVNNIKVLENTNTNIMATLKDSSNKPIQNKQIQFTINGKTYKGITDNGGIAKINFRGKKGIYTINTKFAGDNLYSSSSGNGKLTITKNAYNLKVSNIFADKNKKTQLKAILTYNNKKISNKYIKFYVDNKLIGSAKTSKNGIAAINYKVKLNPGKHTIQAKYGIDVINSAILKVKKACVYPKITTSKARPKVGNTVTIFYRIINQGPDSATNTKLTYKVPSGLKYIKAIGAGIKKYSSKKNTFSVTIKKAKVGTSLIKLVFKIKKSGRALLTPKITTDTYNTYNLNKKTYITII; translated from the coding sequence ATGGTTAAAATAAAAACTTCTATTAGAACTCATACAGCAATTGATGATAAAGGTGTTATTTATGAAATTTCTGGACCTAACAATTATAAAAAAATCATAACAGATAAAAATCCTAATGATGGATGGGAATGTGTATGGGATACTAGCTCAGCACCAAATGGTAGATATACTATAAAGGCTGAAGCATGGGATGTTGATTATCCTGAGGGACCTGGAATAAAAATCATTCATGTTAATTTAAACAATGTTAAAAAAGAGACAAAGCTTAGTGTTAATAATATAAAAGTTTTGGAAAATACTAATACTAATATAATGGCTACATTAAAGGATAGTTCAAATAAACCCATTCAAAATAAGCAAATACAATTTACAATCAATGGAAAAACATATAAGGGAATAACGGATAATGGTGGAATAGCTAAGATTAATTTTAGAGGTAAAAAAGGTATATATACTATTAATACTAAATTTGCAGGAGATAATTTGTATTCTTCATCATCAGGAAATGGAAAACTAACAATTACAAAGAATGCTTATAATTTGAAAGTGAGTAATATTTTTGCAGATAAAAATAAAAAGACTCAATTGAAAGCTATCTTAACCTACAATAATAAAAAGATATCTAATAAATATATTAAGTTTTATGTTGATAATAAATTAATTGGGTCAGCTAAAACTAGTAAGAATGGTATCGCTGCTATAAATTACAAAGTTAAATTAAATCCAGGTAAACATACGATTCAAGCTAAATATGGCATTGATGTAATTAATTCTGCTATTTTAAAGGTAAAAAAAGCTTGTGTTTATCCTAAAATCACTACAAGTAAAGCTAGACCAAAGGTGGGAAATACTGTAACAATATTTTATAGAATAATAAATCAGGGTCCTGATAGTGCAACAAATACAAAATTAACTTATAAAGTACCAAGTGGACTTAAATATATAAAAGCAATAGGTGCTGGTATTAAAAAATATAGTTCAAAGAAAAATACATTTTCTGTGACTATTAAAAAAGCTAAAGTTGGAACTTCATTGATAAAGCTTGTTTTTAAAATTAAAAAATCTGGAAGAGCATTATTAACTCCAAAAATTACCACAGATACATATAATACATATAATTTAAATAAAAAAACTTATATAACTATCATATAG
- a CDS encoding energy-coupling factor ABC transporter permease produces the protein MHLPDGIIPLNQALVYWVIMIIALLIFSYKMSKNQSEQRFVLIALLSVATVVATSISIPSPFGVPIHFFLIPLVVILLGPLNGIAVSFLSLVVQLFLGMGGLTTLGANVCAMGIALSIGTYIFYILVSKFSKTIGIFVATLMGIIFATLTQISILVISGSTSLEILIYSLLPFYLFVGLIESFATTLIVSTIERVKPDLMTLDKF, from the coding sequence ATGCATTTACCAGATGGAATAATTCCATTAAATCAAGCTTTAGTTTATTGGGTAATAATGATCATTGCCTTGTTAATATTTTCATATAAGATGTCTAAAAATCAATCTGAGCAGCGTTTTGTCTTAATAGCATTATTATCAGTTGCAACAGTTGTGGCAACTTCAATTTCTATTCCTTCACCATTTGGAGTTCCTATACACTTTTTCTTAATTCCATTAGTTGTGATTTTATTAGGTCCTCTAAATGGGATTGCTGTGTCCTTTTTATCATTAGTAGTCCAATTATTTTTGGGAATGGGGGGCTTAACAACATTAGGTGCAAATGTTTGTGCAATGGGTATTGCTCTTAGTATAGGAACTTATATATTTTACATTCTTGTTTCTAAATTCAGTAAAACTATTGGAATTTTTGTTGCTACATTAATGGGAATTATTTTTGCAACATTAACTCAAATTTCAATATTAGTGATCTCTGGATCTACATCGTTAGAAATATTGATTTATTCATTACTACCTTTCTATTTATTTGTTGGACTAATAGAAAGTTTTGCAACTACTTTGATTGTTTCTACTATTGAAAGAGTAAAACCTGATTTAATGACATTAGATAAATTTTAA
- a CDS encoding 30S ribosomal protein S13, whose amino-acid sequence MEDDFKHLVRISRKDVDGNKTIEHALTDIKGVGLSLSRSLALAMGFDLNQKIGYISDEDVLKIEEALEDPQKYNIPEWMLNRQRDYATGETTHLIESDLVMTLRDDLNRMRKTRSYKGRRHEVGLPVRGQRTKSTFRKGSSVGVRRRRG is encoded by the coding sequence ATGGAAGACGATTTTAAGCACTTGGTGCGTATTTCCAGAAAGGATGTAGATGGTAATAAAACTATTGAACATGCTTTAACCGATATCAAAGGTGTTGGATTATCCTTATCAAGGTCTTTAGCTTTAGCTATGGGTTTTGATTTAAATCAAAAAATAGGATATATCTCAGATGAAGATGTCTTAAAAATTGAAGAAGCTTTAGAAGATCCTCAAAAATACAACATTCCAGAATGGATGTTAAACAGACAACGTGACTATGCTACTGGTGAAACTACTCATCTAATTGAATCTGATCTTGTTATGACTTTAAGAGATGATTTAAACAGAATGAGAAAGACCAGAAGTTATAAAGGAAGAAGGCATGAAGTCGGCTTACCTGTAAGAGGTCAAAGAACTAAATCTACTTTTAGAAAAGGTTCATCTGTTGGTGTAAGAAGAAGAAGAGGATAA
- a CDS encoding DUF2149 domain-containing protein: MARKDRKNRRFSRVEEDPMAGTTNLVDAMLVISVGLLVFLVMSWNMQSVVFSDMTAEEKQETMKEMQKVSQVNQGEELNDTPNTTESSGQGYVEMGKVYKDPSTGKLIMVEG; the protein is encoded by the coding sequence ATGGCAAGAAAGGATAGGAAAAACAGAAGGTTTTCAAGGGTTGAAGAGGATCCTATGGCTGGAACAACTAATTTAGTAGATGCAATGTTAGTAATATCAGTTGGATTATTGGTATTTTTAGTAATGTCATGGAATATGCAAAGTGTAGTATTCAGTGACATGACAGCAGAAGAAAAACAAGAAACAATGAAAGAAATGCAAAAAGTATCACAGGTTAACCAAGGAGAAGAACTAAACGACACACCTAACACAACTGAAAGCTCAGGACAAGGATACGTAGAAATGGGAAAAGTATATAAAGACCCATCAACGGGAAAACTCATAATGGTAGAAGGATAA
- a CDS encoding 30S ribosomal protein S11 encodes MAKDEKWGIANIYSSFNNTIITVTDITGAETICQWSGGKVVRADRQEASPFAAMEAATRAADDAKEKGYVGLHIKVRAPGGNGPRSPGPGAQATIRALARAGIRIGKIEDITPIPHDGTGRPGGKRGRRV; translated from the coding sequence ATGGCGAAAGATGAAAAATGGGGAATAGCTAATATTTACTCATCATTCAATAACACTATCATCACTGTAACTGATATCACTGGTGCTGAGACTATTTGTCAATGGTCTGGTGGAAAAGTTGTTCGTGCAGATAGACAAGAAGCATCTCCTTTTGCAGCTATGGAAGCAGCTACTAGAGCAGCTGATGATGCTAAAGAAAAAGGATATGTTGGTTTACATATTAAAGTAAGAGCTCCTGGTGGAAACGGTCCAAGAAGCCCAGGTCCTGGTGCACAAGCTACTATTCGTGCTTTAGCTAGGGCAGGTATTAGGATTGGTAAAATTGAAGATATTACTCCAATTCCTCATGATGGTACTGGACGACCTGGTGGTAAAAGAGGAAGAAGAGTCTAA